The Bacteroidales bacterium genome has a window encoding:
- a CDS encoding PhzF family phenazine biosynthesis protein, which produces MKIKLFQVDAFAEKLFMGNPAAVCPLEKWLPDEILQKIAMENNLSETAFFVNENNAFHIRWFTPLTEVDLCGHATLATSHVIFNLLHHENDVIHFFSKSGVLSVRKENEYLILNFPTDKISKIEIPAIIAEGIGMAPVETYKGTSDYMLIYKNQEQIENIKPDFKILSKTGTRGIIVTSKGNECDFVSRFFGPGVGIDEDPVTGSAHTTLIPYWKNVLNKNEMTAIQLSKRKGHLKCKYLGERVEIAGKAKTYLIGEIEIN; this is translated from the coding sequence ATGAAAATAAAATTATTCCAGGTCGATGCTTTTGCTGAAAAGCTTTTTATGGGAAATCCTGCGGCAGTATGTCCTTTAGAAAAATGGTTGCCAGATGAAATATTACAAAAAATTGCCATGGAAAATAATCTTTCCGAAACAGCTTTTTTTGTAAACGAAAATAATGCGTTTCATATTCGCTGGTTCACGCCTCTAACAGAAGTGGACTTATGCGGTCATGCTACTTTGGCAACATCGCATGTTATTTTTAATTTGCTTCATCATGAAAATGATGTTATACATTTTTTTTCCAAGAGTGGCGTTCTTTCGGTACGAAAAGAAAATGAATATTTGATTTTAAATTTCCCGACTGATAAAATCTCAAAAATTGAAATACCTGCAATAATCGCTGAAGGTATTGGTATGGCTCCTGTTGAAACATATAAAGGAACTTCGGATTATATGTTGATATATAAAAACCAGGAACAAATTGAAAATATAAAACCTGATTTTAAAATTTTGTCAAAAACGGGAACACGCGGAATCATTGTAACGTCGAAAGGAAATGAATGTGATTTTGTTTCCCGCTTTTTTGGTCCGGGTGTTGGCATTGATGAAGATCCTGTAACCGGCTCGGCGCATACAACATTGATTCCTTATTGGAAAAATGTTTTGAATAAAAATGAAATGACAGCCATACAACTTTCAAAACGTAAAGGACATTTGAAATGCAAGTACCTTGGTGAAAGGGTTGAGATTGCTGGTAAAGCAAAGACTTATTTAATTGGTGAAATAGAAATTAATTAA